One stretch of Eretmochelys imbricata isolate rEreImb1 chromosome 1, rEreImb1.hap1, whole genome shotgun sequence DNA includes these proteins:
- the UPK1B gene encoding uroplakin-1b encodes MAKGDNGVRFFQGLLILGNVIIGMCGIALTAECIFFVSDQQTLYPLLEATNNDDIYGAAWIGIFVGFALFNLSVLGIIGVIKSHRTMLLVYIILMLVTYGFEVASCITAATHRDFFTPNLFLKQMLEKYQNPEPANNDDKWMSEGVTRTWDRLMLQNQCCGVNGPSDWQNYASVFRSRNSDSEFPWPRQCCVMDVQGIPINLDGCKLGVSGYYNNKGCYDIISGPMNRHAWGVAWFGFAILCWTFWVLICTMFYWSRIEY; translated from the exons ATGGCAAAAGGCGATAATGGAGTGCGCTTTTTCCAAGGCCTACTAATTCTCGGCAATGTGATTATTGGG ATGTGTGGCATTGCACTGACGGCAGAGTGCATCTTCTTCGTGTCGGATCAGCAGACTCTGTACCCTCTGCTGGAAGCCACCAATAATGATGACATCTATGGTGCAGCCTGGATTGGCATCTTCGTTGGCTTTGCTCTCTTTAATCTGTCTGTCCTGGGCATCATTGGGGTCATTAAGTCACACCGCACAATGCTGCTGGTG TATATCATTCTGATGTTGGTCACATATGGATTTGAAGTGGcttcttgcatcacagcagcaaCTCATCGAGATTTT TTCACACCCAATCTCTTCCTGAAGCAAATGTTGGAAAAGTATCAGAACCCAGAGCCAGCCAACAATGATGATAAGTGGATGAGTGAAGGTGTCACCAGGACATGGGACCGCCTCATGCTACAG AATCAGTGCTGTGGGGTGAATGGCCCCTCTGACTGGCAGAACTACGCGTCTGTGTTCAGGAGCAGGAACAGTGACTCAGAGTTCCCTTGGCCACGCCAGTGCTGTGTCATGGATGTCCAAGGAATTCCAATCAACTTGGATGGCTGCAAACTGGGTGTCTCCGGCTACTATAATAATAAG GGTTGCTATGACATTATCTCTGGTCCAATGAACAGACATGCTTGGGGTGTTGCCTGGTTTGGCTTTGCCATTCTCTGCTGGACT ttCTGGGTTCTTATCTGCACTATGTTCTATTGGAGCAGAATTGAATACTGA